In a single window of the Olivibacter sp. SDN3 genome:
- a CDS encoding YhcG family protein, giving the protein MNQPIKFEKQLFVDVAKLIEESKQQLAQSANSTLTYLYWRIGKRVNENLLTEKRAAYGQRIIVGLSERLVQQYGNNFSENLRRMIQFATVFSDEQIVVSAIRQLSWTHFIALIPLKSELQREFYLELCKAEGWNVKTLRDKISSMLYERTAISKRPDELIKQELQALRDENKMSPDLVFRDPYLLDFLNLKDTYSEQHLEDAILRELERFILELGQGFSFVERQKRMIIDGEDFRLDLLFYHRKLKRLIAVELKLGRFKAAYKGQMELYLRWLERYEMEEGENTPLGLILCAEGNHEQVELLQLDNTGIKVSEYLTQLPSKNLLKEKLHQAIEVSKKQIENKAEQGNRT; this is encoded by the coding sequence ATGAACCAACCAATTAAATTCGAGAAGCAACTTTTTGTTGACGTAGCCAAGCTGATTGAGGAAAGCAAACAACAACTTGCTCAGAGCGCAAACAGTACACTCACCTATCTCTATTGGAGAATCGGGAAACGTGTAAATGAAAACTTACTCACAGAAAAAAGAGCTGCATATGGTCAGCGTATCATCGTGGGACTTTCAGAGAGATTGGTACAGCAATATGGAAATAATTTCTCCGAGAATCTTAGACGAATGATTCAATTTGCTACGGTATTTTCGGATGAGCAAATTGTCGTATCGGCAATACGACAATTGAGTTGGACACATTTTATTGCTTTGATACCATTGAAAAGCGAGCTTCAACGGGAATTCTATTTGGAATTATGCAAAGCTGAAGGATGGAACGTAAAGACCCTCCGTGATAAAATAAGTAGCATGCTTTACGAAAGAACAGCGATTAGCAAACGGCCTGACGAATTAATTAAACAGGAATTACAAGCGCTCAGAGACGAAAACAAAATGAGTCCTGATTTAGTTTTTAGGGACCCCTACCTTCTTGATTTCTTAAATCTGAAAGATACCTATAGCGAACAGCATCTCGAAGATGCCATTTTAAGGGAACTTGAGCGGTTTATTCTGGAGTTGGGTCAAGGATTTAGTTTTGTGGAGCGTCAAAAGCGTATGATTATCGACGGAGAGGACTTCAGGTTGGATTTGCTGTTTTACCATCGAAAACTTAAGAGACTCATTGCTGTCGAGCTGAAGTTAGGTCGCTTCAAAGCAGCGTATAAAGGCCAGATGGAACTCTATTTAAGATGGCTGGAGCGATATGAGATGGAAGAAGGTGAAAACACACCGTTAGGATTGATTCTTTGCGCCGAAGGTAACCACGAACAAGTGGAACTTCTACAGCTTGATAACACAGGTATCAAGGTTTCTGAATACCTTACTCAGTTGCCCAGTAAAAACCTGCTAAAAGAAAAATTACATCAAGCTATCGAAGTGTCAAAGAAGCAAATCGAGAATAAAGCAGAACAGGGCAATAGAACTTGA
- a CDS encoding helix-turn-helix domain-containing protein, translating into MKVGEILKEIREKHSRMRQEDVAKALGLSTKAYANIENDVTDITLKRLQEVTEVLGVTPEYVLSYQDRSTYTNVFNNYDGNQGTINMYQGCSSDQIKNLEEQVDKSKRDANRLQARVQTRNN; encoded by the coding sequence ATGAAAGTAGGCGAAATTTTGAAAGAAATTAGGGAAAAGCATAGTCGGATGAGACAAGAAGATGTGGCCAAAGCGCTGGGTTTATCCACAAAAGCTTATGCCAATATAGAAAATGATGTCACAGACATAACCTTGAAGCGTTTACAAGAAGTGACTGAAGTTCTCGGAGTTACTCCTGAATACGTCCTCAGTTATCAAGACAGATCGACATATACAAATGTCTTTAATAATTACGACGGCAATCAAGGAACTATTAACATGTACCAAGGCTGCTCTTCTGATCAGATCAAGAATTTAGAAGAACAGGTCGATAAAAGTAAACGAGATGCAAATCGCTTACAAGCTCGGGTGCAAACGAGGAATAATTAA